The sequence below is a genomic window from Punica granatum isolate Tunisia-2019 unplaced genomic scaffold, ASM765513v2 Contig00433, whole genome shotgun sequence.
CCTACAAAAAAACGCCATCTTAGACACACTGGACTGGAAAGACCAACTTCCACCGTATGTAGCACGAGAATCCAGAGGGTTACCTCTGGAGCCATGTAACCCAGCGTCCCCGTCTCCCCAGTCATGTCCCTCGGATTTTGAGCTTCGACACGTGCAACTCCAAAATCAGCAATTTTCATTCTTCTCTGAGAGTCTAACAGCATGTTCTCTGTTTTAACGTCACGATGCACAATCTTCTTGGAATGAAGGTAGCTCAAACTGCACGTAGAAAACAATTACGCATGCAACTTTTTTCCAGGATAAAACTTATCGTAGACTTTTTTAtcagaaaatgaaagaaagatgAAAATGATTCCATCTACCCTCTAGAGAGATCAAGTGCAAGCTCGATAACCGTCTTGTACGAGAGCTTCTTTCGCCTATTCCTTATGAGGAAATTTTTCAGTGACCCACCAGGAAGATACTCGACGACCACGCAACATGCTGTAGATGGGACAGAATGGTTAGCATCGCTTGTAGAGTTTttcgatggaattttgaggcttGAAGTTCCCATTGAAGCTCCGATAAACTGCAACAAACATAAGTTAATGCATTAGAAGGGCCAAATAACGAAGAGGTTTTATTATCAGGAACTCAATGCCATGTTCTTTAGTAGGAGAGTTTTCATCACTAACATTAAACCAGTAAAAGGCTACAAAGAGGTCTCATTACTTTTGTGACGTTAGGATGGTCGAGCTTGTGCCAAACAGCAACCTCTTGCCGAAATGATGCCCGCAGGGCAGCGGTTTCAGCTGATGTGGCAATTCCATCCTCACCCCAGTCCAACAACTTCACTATAATAAATGCAAAATGGTATAGCATTAAGAAATCTAAAGTTCAtgagaagaaaggaagaaaaaaattatttaaattgtaGGCACAAATTGCCGTTGGATCTGGAACATTTCTTTCGATGCAAAGTGTCTCAGATAACAACTGATTCACCGAGCTTGTTGTAATTCCATGAACCGGAGAGGAATTACGAGACCAAAAGTCAATAGATTATGAAATAAATCGTCTCAGCTCATCACTATAGCACTTTGTAGCAACAAAGAAATGTAACACAGAAAAAAACAATGCCAAAAGTCAATAGATTATGAAATAAATCGTCTCAGCTCATCACTATAGCACTTTGTAGCAACAAAGAAATGTAACACAGAAAAAAACAATGCCAAAAGTCAATAGATTATGAAATAGATCGTCTCAGCTCATCACTATAGCACTTTGTAGCAACAAAGAAATGAAATACAGAAAAAACAGACAGCCGCAGAGGAAAACAGAGCAGATGTTTGATTGCTACCTGCAACAGCTTGGTTATCATAAGTGCCCTTGTAAACAATTCCATAGGTTCCGTGAGCTAAGACACTGGCGATCTCCAGCTTCGACAAATCAATCTCCCACTCTTCCTTGGGCCTTTGCTTCTCGATGTTCCTCGACCAAACCCGACTCAAGTGCTTCTCAAGCTGTATGTCCAAGCTCTTTATGTCAAACTTATCAGCCCTGACATACATATCTTTGCTACTCTTATTTCCAACACCCTCCTTCACTTTCGAGTTCAAACCTCccgtctcctcctccttccccaGTTTCTCAGGCGTCTCCACGCCCCCGACATACTCAGCTTTCTCAACATCCATATTCAGGCAACCAAGAAGCCCTAAGGATCAAGAATTAACGACACCCAGATAGAAAGATCAAAttttgaggcaaacccgacaAAAGTTCgatcaaattattaatcttcccataatacaaataatatagGAACTCATATTCTGCCAAGACAATCCACGTTCCTAATACCGATCTTTGACTCCCCGCAAATTGGCCCGGTTTTGGCCTTCAGCAGCGCCAGGACCGCTAAGAAAAGGACCTCTTGATACAGCAACGATATCAAGAAAATGGTCAGAAGGATTGCAATATGGAAGTGCAAATCTCAGAAAACGACCCCTGAAGCGACTGAGGCCAATGACCCTATAAGAATATTTCAATAATGGCGAGGCAAATCAACAAGACTGCCCCTCTGTGCAAGAGGATGGATGTCTGACTCCTGCTAAAAGGATATTCGGAACATATTATTAACCCCAAAAATAAAGGAATGAAATTTCGAAAAGGGAGAAGTTGACttggaaaacaaattaaagaaaatggagGATGACGAGAGAAAGCAAAGAGTCGGTGGCCGTTAAAGCCGCGGAGGAGCAAGTTTGGCCATGATCCACTCCTCGTGAcattggagagagagagggaggggatGTTTGTTCTTAAATAAGAAAGTCCCACGTAGGACGATGTCAAGCTGGTCGATTAGGATGAGGAacgagaagagagagagagagagagttagtTGAAGCGCAGGATCAGCTCTGTAATCTGTTTGCCGGGTTTTCGCAACGAGATTACCGGTATTTTCTCGGTGGACCAGTTTGTTATGCCCTTCGGAAGAGATTATCCATTTTTATCGATCAATAGATGAAaggatattatattttttattttatttttacccTGCAGTTTATTATTGAATCTTTACTCCTTAATAGGCTCATCAGCTCGATCATCGATCAGTCTGAACTCATTGAATTTCTAGATATCATCAGGTAGTGCATGCCTGAAAGAAAACATTGAATAATAAGATCTAAAGAAATCGTATAAGaaccacattttttttttggttacttTGTTCTGGTGAATTAAGTGTCGAGATGGTCATGAAATGGATATGAGACTGAACATTTAGGGTTTGTTTggattaagaattaaaatcacttcgattttaactttaactttaactcaacacactacacaacaaaaatacacatttctcaagtcaaaaattttaactttaactttaactcaacacactatacaataaaaacacacatttcccaaatcaaatttataatcccaactcatttgtccttttccacaatcaaaatcaaagttattttaactctaaatccaaatgCACCGTTAATCTCCTGTCCAAAATTGGTTGACCAGACTTGGTGGTATAGGATGAAAAAAACTTATTAAGTGCGTACTTtacaatatattataaatccgaaatttaaaatttagatAAGATATTGGTTTGAGGAATTTGAGATAACCCGCTAATTTGATCTTCGAAGGAAGTTATGATCATGAGATTCTCTCTCATAATACTGAGACTTGGTAGTTTGGGCTGGGCAAGGTCGTCCCCAAAATTCGGATTTTAATGTATTTATCCAATATAACCATGTGTCCAACAGGGTTGCAGTCAAGTGGATTAACGAGTACAAACCAAAAGACCAAATTAGAGGCGTCATTTACTAAGAATAGCTGAAACAATCGACATACCGTAACATCCACGCCGTCTATGACGTTGTCGGAGTCTTCGAGTTTAGAGGACAAATTCTCTAGTTATATTATGCATTCTTCTTAAAATACGAAAATAAGCTCTTGGCACACTTCTGTTCATTGCCAACACAAggcatgaatatatgtatccAGCTCAGTGTATACCAAAATACATTCTAAGAAAGATGTATGTGCGGATGTGGTCATCAGGATGGCGCCAGGGCTTGTCAAATTATTACTATTAATATAACCAGTAATGTCGTGAAGCTCCAACTTATACTTAGGTAGTTCTGAATGATTATAGCAATGGTTGATTATCTGTAATTTAATTACGTTATACAATCttcaaaagaattttaaaaagacggcaaaaaaaagttttataagTAGATTGTCGTTGCATGCCTTATTAACATACATGTCGTGCCATACGACTCGTCCAACGAACTATTTGCTCCGTAACACAGCTAAtag
It includes:
- the LOC116190411 gene encoding serine/threonine-protein kinase STY13-like, with amino-acid sequence MDVEKAEYVGGVETPEKLGKEEETGGLNSKVKEGVGNKSSKDMYVRADKFDIKSLDIQLEKHLSRVWSRNIEKQRPKEEWEIDLSKLEIASVLAHGTYGIVYKGTYDNQAVAVKLLDWGEDGIATSAETAALRASFRQEVAVWHKLDHPNVTKFIGASMGTSSLKIPSKNSTSDANHSVPSTACCVVVEYLPGGSLKNFLIRNRRKKLSYKTVIELALDLSRGLSYLHSKKIVHRDVKTENMLLDSQRRMKIADFGVARVEAQNPRDMTGETGTLGYMAPEVLVGKPYSRSCDVYSFGICLWEIYCCDMPYPDLSFADVSSAVVRQNLRPEIPRCCPSSLANVMRKCWDGNPEKRPEMEEVVRMLQAIDISKGRGMTPDDEAPPGCFCFAPTRGS